Proteins co-encoded in one Garra rufa chromosome 21, GarRuf1.0, whole genome shotgun sequence genomic window:
- the LOC141295766 gene encoding cdc42 effector protein 3-like, which translates to MPLRTSLLRKPTSGRWQRRLSKRNEVLSVNMISLPLGDFRHLSHIGTSGHSDSFGDLAFLKEGHSLLLQSSKSEQNLFLPPPPKPPRANVDEAGRSSPIWEHVPANQRQKCSSLPLLDMEDIDEDTVSQAEPGGISWSPERGSLSSGRDSTQTTIEETLPDQKDTAFTFSLDLGPSILDSVLQVMDKIHQ; encoded by the coding sequence ATGCCCTTGAGGACGTCGCTACTCCGCAAACCCACGTCTGGACGCTGGCAGAGGAGGTTATCCAAACGAAATGAGGTTTTGTCGGTCAACATGATCAGCCTTCCTCTGGGTGATTTCCGTCACCTGTCTCACATCGGCACGAGCGGACACTCGGATAGTTTCGGCGACCTGGCGTTCCTAAAGGAGGGCCACAGTCTCCTGCTCCAGAGCTCAAAGAGCGAGCAGAACCTGTTCCTCCCGCCGCCGCCGAAACCGCCCCGCGCCAACGTGGACGAAGCGGGCCGCAGCAGTCCGATCTGGGAACACGTGCCGGCCAATCAGCGGCAGAAATGCAGCTCGCTTCCCCTTTTGGATATGGAGGACATAGATGAGGATACAGTTTCGCAAGCAGAGCCTGGTGGGATCAGCTGGAGTCCTGAACGCGGAAGTCTGAGCTCCGGACGGGATTCGACTCAAACTACTATAGAGGAAACGCTGCCGGACCAAAAGGACACAGCATTTACATTCAGTCTGGATCTGGGACCCTCCATACTGGACTCTGTGCTGCAGGTCATGGATAAAATCCATCAATAG